From Scyliorhinus canicula chromosome 15, sScyCan1.1, whole genome shotgun sequence:
catttttttctaattaaggggaaatttagcgttgccaatccaccgaccctgcacatctttgggttgtgagggtgaggcccacgcggatacggggagaatgtgcaaactccacatggacagtgactcggggccgtgATTGTACCTGGGTctacggcgctgtgaggcagcagtgcgaaccactgcaccaccttgcagcCCCGCCGCACTCTGATTATCATTTCCCTCATTGCTAATTTGCTGCTTTGCTCTCTCTACTCTCTTCAATTAATCACATTTTACCTCAGACCTTCCCCCACCCCGACTATTCAAGGGATATACCCCTCCCATTGCAAGCTCGTCTCCAGCCCAGAGCAAATATCccaaaccctggcaccaggcaggtaACACAGCCTTCTGGACCATATTCCTTGCCTGCAGCATACTGTGCCTATCCCCCTGACTATACTGTCCCTGACTGCCTGTTAACACCCCTTTTCTATTAACTCCACCCTCCCCAACTTGTCTGATGTTCTGTATCATGGTacctgggtgagttggcatggaaggtTTAAGAGAAAAGGGTGGCAGGTAAGAGGGGTCTAAGTTGGcatgacctctgacatctctgtgtttctccaattctggccttttggacagtcccaattttaattgctccaacaCTGGTGACCGTACTTTTAGCTACCTACGCTCTTGGAACTCTCTCTGCAAAACCCTCTGGCTTCTTTTCAAATGCTCCTCAAATCCCACCTGCTCAATGTTTCTTTATGTGAGGAAGTGCCAAACCTGGCTTGGCATTAAACTCTTAATTTAGCCCCGAGCTTTGAGATAGTATATTACATTCACTAAATACATGGTTGTTATCATCGTTGTTGCATAGCCTTGCAAATTCACTGATACGCACCAACTTTTTCCACACCTCTTCCCAGGTCTTGGTCTGCACATCACAGTGTTCCACGATAACCGTCAGCCATGACGTACTGCTGTTCTCTAAGCACAGCCCATGAGCATGTCAGATGTATCAGGCCAAACCACACCCAACCAGTGAGAGAGCAGGGAGGCTGTTTGTGCTGCTGCATCACTTGTCGACAGATTCCATGAACAACATACACACCTACCATATCTGCCATACATCCAGAGCTGTGCACAGAGAACAATCTGGAACACAGATGGGTCGATTCAATGCCAGTGAACAACAGATATCTGGATTATTCCAAGGTGTTCATTGGCTGAGAGGATTTTTACTCTGGGCTGTAGCATTGCTGATGTAGGTAGGACCCAGGAGAGGTGGGAAGTGATCCTGAGGAAGGGTGATGATCGAAGACAGATGATCAACGGGAGGGAGAAAAATTGAGAAAGAAGGGGGAGGGAGCCTGAACTTCTCAATGATAGGTGTTGCGACCCCCAGGAaggccaaggactgtgctctaATTCCCCACTTTCACCTCATTGGAACTCCTGTGGTAATTGGGGGCGGTGTTTCCCCACAAGGAGGAACCGctcagtataaaaaccctgatATGGGTGGAGTTCAGTGAGGGTGGCTCTTTGGGGAAAGGAATTGTAGCTTTGTGATTTTGCATATACCGTCAGAAACCTTTGTTCATTCTTATCCTACAGTGCATTCCTACATCCCTTCCATTGGATTCTGCAATGATCACTGTTTTTTATAGGCTTACATTTCCGATCACAACAGTGTTACATACAGGGCCTTAAATTGACGAAAATTCTCCTATTTCCTTGGACAATCAGCGTTATGCCAGTTTCATGTGTGGATCCTGGATCCTTGCCTGGAGCAAAATGGTGGCAGGTATTCCATCAGTGCAATATGTGAACATATAGATCGcccaccaccttggacactaATCCATTCATTCAACACCTGAAAACGAGGCATTTTGAGGCTATGGATTTTTCGAACATTTGTAATAATTTCTCTCCTCATTTTTATGAATACGTCAATTTCTCTGCCCAAACCGTGTAATATCAGCAACACATTCAATACAAATGAAGAACAAAGAGACAAGGAAAGGAAAGATCATTCTCTGGTTTATTTGCACCAGGTGACATTTCACTGATTTATTTTCATATTGAACTCATTTAATTGACAATTTACAAATGTGAAGCTCCCAGATTATTCAGGGATTGGTGACACCGTCATTATTTCTTCTTGTAGACAGCCACTACCCCATCAGCGTACTCTTCTGACAAGCCTGTCTCCAGCATATCCTTCTGCCAATTCTCCACATATCGCTCCACAACCTTCTCCCACAGGCCCTTGTTCACCAACTCCTGGGTTGAAGCAAGCAATTTACTTCTATGATCTGACTCCTCAGCTCTCAGCGCGAAACAGATAAAGCCACCTGTAAGAGGAATGCATCGACAGGTCTGTAGTGATATCATGTTTGTATTTGTAATTCACTgaatgaccactaggagtctcatttgcATATAAATGAATGTTCGAATCAGGTGACCTCAGTCTGATGATCgatctgggagagagagagttgtttgtgcatgttcttactgttattcatctcttgttttgtatatagttgacccacagttaatgttaataaagcaTTTATACTTATAGttgcaagtgttcttgtaatataaatcaggccagccgacaagaacattacaagtttgatgagaaataaacACTGGGAAGACAACCATTTCCTCAACGACACAGTAAGACTGCAAGCCTCCTGGCAGTATAGCAGTCTCAGGATATATCAACAGCTGGTACCTATTGAAAATTTCCCCACATTTTGAAGGAAATTAACAATTGCCCTCAGCATCCAAACTggttaggaggcgttattgggttacggggatagggtggaagtgagagcttaagtggggtggtgcagactcaatgggtcggatggcctccttctgcactgtatgttctatgttctaatttgatTGTGAAACTCACATCCTTCACCTCctatttctgtttctgtttgaaGAGTTACCATCCCAGAATGTTATCTGCCCCCTGTTGTTGTTACCctgtggcagccatcttgtttTGTCGGTACTTCCTGTGGGTGCTgcactgatgggccgagtggtctgacAGGAATGGACCTTTCAGCTCACCTGGTTTGGTGACTCTCAGCATTTCTGGAAGGATGTCCCAGGGAAGGTGTTGTTGAGCCAATCCACCAACAATAGTCACTAAATCATAGGAACCTTCAACAATTCAAACAGCAAAAAAGAGGTTTGTTAGACTCTGCAGGAAAACTATTACCTCATATCACAAATTGAGAATAAACGGGCCTGTTCCCTGGGGACTGCAGGTCTAAATTAGTTGAGATAGATTCTGTTGGTTACCTGGTTCTATCGGCAATGGTTTATCTGACGTTACAATCCAACATGTTAATCTCTCATACAGGCCTTTGGATTCCGCTATCTTCAACATTCGCTCACTGCCATCGATTCCATGAAATTTCTTAAATCCCAGTTTCTGCAACTAAAGGAAACAGACTTTTTCACATTAGGTTTTATTCATCAAGCCTCTGATTGTCCATTATATTTGTCTCTGGTGGATTTTATCAAGCTCCACATGAAGGGTCAACCGTGTAGCAGTGCCGGAATCTACACAGCTTCACGATATGATCAGCAGGTCAGGACTTGAACACTTGAACCAATTGCAACTAATTGGAAGCAGATTGATGAGAAAAATAAAAGGCCCGACCTAACCAAATTCATTCGAAGTGAGGCAAGCAGGGGAAATCGAATGGTGTTTCCCAAAAGCCGACCTGGCAAGGCTGTCATCGGTATTTAAAGCTAATTGGGGCAATAATGATGCCCTCCTGGCTTCAAGCTGCAAATGACTCTCCCCCTGACTGATTCACCGTGTCCCCGCATTGTAGCTACCTGCTAaagagggggagcagcacttaaaccaatctTGCAGAGCAAACCATAGACAGCATGCAGGAATATCACCGAGGAGACCAGTTCCACCATTCGGCGATGTCGACCTGGCCGATGGAACCGTTTGGGGCCGGCTGTGGAATTCAGTGGGGAATTTCAGCAACATTCCAACGGGTCTATAGCTAGttggaggagttccaaaggctaTGGCTGCAGGATAAGGCACTGGCAATGCTTGGCACCGAGggcaacactgctggggtggtgaccacagtggagcacaatgtcagcagcatAATTGGTGGTATCCAAGGTGTTGTTCAGTCAGTGATGACCATGACAGCACGCAAGACAGCATGTccaagtcacagagggacatgtccatGATGGTGGACCTCCTAAGGATCTAggtagcatgtcccagtctcaggtaggcattgctGAGGCAAACCAGAAGATGTCCCAATTGCTGAGGGCCATGTCCcggatgcaggtggacattgacgtggcactgcagagcatggcccgctCACAGAGGGGCATCGCTGAAGGAATCAACACcattgccagggctggcagagccagatgatgcaggggcattcCAAGCTCAATCAAGCTGTTCCTCCGTACCGAGGTGACCTCCAGGATTCTGTGGGCACTGATTTGGTGGAAGGAGCGCTGGAGGCAGAACCAGAGCCTCCCCACAGGGTGACTATGGCAGTCCACAGCTCGCCCAATTCCACCCTGCCCTGACAACGTCATGTCTTGGGGTCAGCATGCGGAGCAGGGTGTCAAGTCAGacggggccctccagccccaaacCATCCAcaggacaagagagagagagaatcccacctcttCACCAGCATGGGTAAACTCACAAGCCCTGTGCCACAGAAGCAAGAGGGCTACAACTGGCGAGCACACAGCCGCAAGGTGAAAAACAATTAACAACAATAACATGATATCAAGCAGAGAATTCCCCACCAGTTAAACATAAGCCAATAACAgtacaaaaggaaaacaaaaaccaTCAGCAACCCGCACGGTTCCCAAACCGAGAGTAGTTGATAGCCGCTGAGACAAAAATCACCAGTAGGCAATAAGGGCATCCTGACACAACCTCAGATGTCTGCTGCCTACACCAAGGCATGCAGGATccagatcccgacagcccaatggaccccgatgctcactgcctcgagtctccataccgaGTGGGCATAATCACCGCGCGCAAGCTGGCCTCCactgtgcctgcaaaccgcctttcaatcctcactgtggatcctgaagacgagtggtgtgctgttgtcacggttaaccagtctcacATCCGATTGAAATTGGACACTAGCGCATCTgtaaacctcatatcacagtcggacctcaacagcgtccgagaccaacctagcattcttccaccagcctgccagctccttgactacaatggcaatgccatagctaccagtggatcatgtcagctaggtgtatctcacaaggcaatcaaagtgacattATGATTCGAGGTCGTCTGGCCTGACAAGTCATCTCTGCTTGGAGCTCGCTcttgcaaactcctaaatctggtccagcgcgtccgaCTGCCtcacccaatgtaaatctccaggctgagatagacgacattctcacgcaataccacaatgtgtttgatggaatgggcacgctcccatatcgttacaagatattgctcaaaccaaatgccatcccagtcatccatgcaccgcgccgggtgccggtccctctcaaggatcgtctgaaaatgcagctacgagagctccaagaccagggtatcatctcaagggtcatggaaccaacagactgtgttgactccatggtctgcatcaagaagccctctggtgaactccgcatttgcattgatcccaaagtgtgaagagttaacctgtgagatggctcatgccaaattctttaccaagctggacgcctcccgtgggttctggcagatacagctggacgagtccagtcggaagctgtgcatgtttaacactccgttcggcagctttcgctacaaccgcatgccttttggaatcatgtcagcttccgaagtatttcattgcataatggagcaaatgatggagggcatcgaggggatgtgagtctatgtggacgatgtgatcatctggtccacgacgcccaaggatcacatcgctcgcctcaaaccagttttccagcggattcatgaaaacggcctccagatcaacagggccaaatgctcatttggtaggtccgctgtcaagtttctgggtgaccacatttcacagcagggtgtgcaacctgacgctgacaaggtgctgacagtcaatgccatgaagaccccagaggacaaaaaggcgatCCTCCGTTTCCTTGGGATgatgaattttctcgggaaattcatccccaatatggcatcccacaccacagccctccggcatctcggaAAAGGgttgacagtgttccagtggtttcccgcacatcaagcggagtggcttgagctgaaggcgaagctcaccacagccccagtactggcattgtgtgacccaaccaaggataccaagatatccacagatgcaagccaggacggcattggggctgtgctcctccagcgagacaactcctcgtcctgggctccagtggcatacgcctccagggccatgactccgaccgaacaacggtatgcccaggtCGAAAAGGAGTTCTTGGGTCtcttgacaggaatagtcaagtttcatgactacgtatacggtctgccaaagttcacggtggaaacagaccacaggcctttattccacataatccaaacggggctggtttagctcacaaggctaaatcgctggcttttaaagcagatcaagcaggccagcagcacggttcgattcccgtaccagcctccccggacacgcgccggaatgtggcgactaggggcttttcacagtaacttcattgaagccaactcgtgacaataagcgattttcatttcattttttcaaaaggatttaaatgacatgacacctcggctgcagcaaattcttctttgTCTCCACCGATATGACTTCAAACTTGTCTACACACTGCTCGTCGGGTAAGGAACagatcgtcgcggatgccctatcccgatccgtcaccacgccgtgtgaacagggcgacttcatttgccccattgaag
This genomic window contains:
- the LOC119979040 gene encoding methyltransferase-like protein 27 isoform X1 — protein: MSDLKMENSGIDVAAATKNLLSLYGKMEVEEQVNVYDSWAQDYEQHIRVMDYQAPRFSVETVDSVYLGDRENALVLDVPCGTGLVVDGLQKLGFKKFHGIDGSERMLKIAESKGLYERLTCWIVTSDKPLPIEPGSYDLVTIVGGLAQQHLPWDILPEMLRVTKPGGFICFALRAEESDHRSKLLASTQELVNKGLWEKVVERYVENWQKDMLETGLSEEYADGVVAVYKKK
- the LOC119979040 gene encoding methyltransferase-like protein 27 isoform X2, producing the protein MENSGIDVAAATKNLLSLYGKMEVEEQVNVYDSWAQDYEQHIRVMDYQAPRFSVETVDSVYLGDRENALVLDVPCGTGLVVDGLQKLGFKKFHGIDGSERMLKIAESKGLYERLTCWIVTSDKPLPIEPGSYDLVTIVGGLAQQHLPWDILPEMLRVTKPGGFICFALRAEESDHRSKLLASTQELVNKGLWEKVVERYVENWQKDMLETGLSEEYADGVVAVYKKK